A part of Neodiprion pinetum isolate iyNeoPine1 chromosome 4, iyNeoPine1.2, whole genome shotgun sequence genomic DNA contains:
- the ZnT86D gene encoding zinc transporter 7-A: MLPLSHKDSRGLGSRIKEKVLSWKRLIFSDKNSRNLFLFLILNLSFAFVELTYGIWTNSLGLISDSFHMFFDCTGLVAGLAASVITKWRANERFSYGYVRAEVLAGFVNGLFLLFIAFFIMSEAVERAIEPPEVKHERLFVVSVLGLLVNLVGVYAFQHGHGHSHGGGHGHSHGDSHGHSHNHGHGHSHDHHDIEIDGSQGGGNSQIMKGVFLHILADTLGSVGVIISAVLMQMFGWMIADPICSMFIAVLIALSVLSLISESVTILMQRQPAALDHVLPQCYNKITQLAGVYSVQEPHFWTLCSDIYVGCLKLEVARTVDPKYVVAHTQMIFQAAGVKQLTVQLDYAPM, encoded by the coding sequence ATGCTTCCCCTCTCGCACAAGGATTCTCGAGGATTAGGTAGTCGAATAAAGGAGAAGGTCCTGAGTTGGAAGCGTCTGATATTCTCCGACAAGAACTCCCGGAACTTGTTTCTCTTCCTGATACTGAACCTCTCATTCGCCTTCGTCGAACTCACTTACGGAATATGGACCAACAGTCTGGGTCTGATATCGGACAGTTTTCACATGTTCTTCGATTGCACAGGCCTTGTAGCAGGACTCGCGGCGTCAGTTATAACCAAGTGGCGCGCCAACGAGCGTTTCTCGTATGGCTATGTGAGAGCCGAGGTTCTCGCTGGCTTTGTAAACGgtctcttcctcctcttcatcGCTTTCTTCATAATGTCAGAGGCAGTGGAACGAGCCATTGAGCCCCCAGAAGTGAAGCATGAACGCCTCTTCGTTGTCTCCGTCCTTGGACTGCTCGTAAACCTTGTCGGCGTTTACGCCTTTCAGCACGGCCACGGTCACAGCCACGGCGGAGGCCATGGGCACTCTCACGGGGACAGCCACGGGCACTCGCATAACCACGGTCATGGCCACAGCCACGACCACCACGACATAGAGATAGATGGAAGCCAAGGCGGTGGTAATTCCCAGATAATGAAGGGAGTGTTCCTCCATATTCTGGCCGACACGCTCGGATCCGTCGGGGTAATAATATCGGCTGTATTGATGCAGATGTTCGGCTGGATGATAGCCGATCCGATCTGCTCGATGTTCATTGCCGTCCTGATAGCACTCAGCGTTTTGTCACTGATTTCCGAGTCCGTCACCATTCTCATGCAGAGACAGCCGGCAGCTCTCGATCACGTTCTTCCCCAGTGCTATAACAAGATCACGCAGTTGGCCGGGGTCTACAGCGTGCAGGAGCCACACTTTTGGACACTGTGCTCAGACATTTACGTCGGCTGTTTGAAACTCGAGGTCGCAAGGACCGTCGATCCAAAATACGTCGTCGCGCATACTCAGATGATATTCCAGGCTGCCGGCGTCAAACAGCTTACCGTTCAGCTCGACTATGCGCCTATGTGA